One part of the Coturnix japonica isolate 7356 chromosome 24, Coturnix japonica 2.1, whole genome shotgun sequence genome encodes these proteins:
- the REXO2 gene encoding oligoribonuclease, mitochondrial has protein sequence MLGGSRGGLGRLRSCSGRLWRGRTAAMAGGGGMGQRMVWVDLEMTGLDVEKDQILEMACLITDSDLNVLAEGPNLIIKQPDELLDGMSEWCKEHHGKSGLTKAVKESKISLQQAEYEFLSFVRQQTPPGLCPLAGNSVHADKKFLDKYMPQFMRHLHYRIIDVSTVKELCRRWYPEEYEFAPKKAASHRALDDIRESIKELQFYRDSIFKRKTDEKKRKLIENGESDKTAS, from the exons ATGCTCGGCGGCAGCCGCGGTGGCCTCGGTCGCCTGCGGAGCTGCAGCGGGCGGCTGTGGAGGGGCCGGACGGCGGCCATGGCCGGAGGAGGCGGGATGGGACAGAGGATGGTCTGGGTGGACCTGGAG ATGACGGGCCTGGATGTGGAGAAGGATCAGATCCTGGAGATGGCCTGTCTCATCACCGACTCCGATCTCAACGTGTTGGCTGAG GGCCCCAACCTGATCATCAAGCAGCCCGACGAGCTGCTGGACGGCATGTCCGAGTGGTGCAAGGAGCATCATGGCAAG TCTGGCCTTACTAAGGCTGTGAAGGagagtaaaatttcattgcAGCAGGCGGAGTATGAGTTCCTGTCCTTTGTACGACAACAGACGCCCCCTGGTCTCTGTCCTCTTGCAG GTAACTCTGTTCATGCAGATAAGAAGTTTCTTGACAAGTACATGCCTCAGTTCATGCGGCATCTTCATTACAGGATCATTGATGTGAGCACTGTCAAAGAGCTTTGCAG ACGCTGGTATCCAGAAGAATACGAATTTGCACCAAAGAAAGCAGCTTCTCACAG AGCGCTTGATGACATCAGGGAAAGCATCAAAGAACTTCAGTTCTACAGAGATAGCATCTTCAAGAGGAAAACggatgaaaagaaaaggaaactaatAGAGAATGGAGAAAGTGATAAAACTGCCAGCTGA
- the RBM7 gene encoding RNA-binding protein 7 yields the protein MGGTAAEADRTLFVGNLDPKVTEELIFELFHQAGPVIKVKIPKDKDGKQKQFAFVSFKHEESVPYGMNLLNGIKLYGRPINIQFRSGSSHASQDSNLSCLPHGAASLGPSGTTHPASRHDRNTDNMVAAGFSSMQRSLPSHDNLQRQAGMHGAAWQQPQPGFAVPGYQHGHSLTHPSASHMLRRPDIAAVRKSRMGSHPYYQDSRNLGREQRAGDRGPDYSRGKRDDYGFEDRGHVSEHHYRASRDEPFYDDRNRNAWSHDYDSRRESYREGSWRLTRH from the exons ATGGGGGGAACGGCGGCCGAAGCGGATCGGACTCTGTTCGTGGGGAACCTGGACCCTAAAGTCACCGAGGAGCTGATCTTCGAGCTGTTCCATCAG GCAGGTCCGGTAATTAAGGTGAAGATCCCTAAAGATAAAGATGGTAAACAAAAGCAGTTTGCGTTTGTGAGTTTTAAGCATGAAGAATCTGTCCCCTATGGGATGAATCTCCTTAACGGGATCAAGCTCTATGGACGGCCCATCAACATTCAGTTCCGCTCAG GGAGCAGCCACGCATCTCAGGACAGTAATTTGTCGTGTTTACCACACGGAGCAGCCAGCTTGGGTCCATCTGGCACAACACATCCAGCCAGCAG acatGACAGGAATACAGATAACATGGTAGCAGCAGGGTTCTCATCTATGCAGAGGTCTTTGCCATCTCATGACAACCTTCAGAGACAAGCAGGG atgcaCGGCGCCGCTTGGCAGCAACCTCAGCCTGGCTTTGCTGTTCCTGGGTACCAACACGGCCATTCCCTCACTCACCCATCAGCCTCCCACATGCTGCGACGTCCAGACATTGCAGCAGTGCGTAAGAGCAGGATGGGCTCCCACCCTTACTACCAGGACAGCAGGAATTTGGGCCGAGAACAGCGTGCGGGGGACAGGGGACCTGATTATAGCAGGGGCAAAAGGGATGACTATGGCTTTGAAGACAGAGGGCACGTCTCTGAGCACCACTATAGGGCGAGCAGAGatgagccattctatgatgatagGAATCGCAATGCGTGGAGCCACGATTACGACAGCAGAAGAGAGAGCTACAGAGAGGGCAGCTGGCGCTTGACTCGGCACTGA